In the genome of Mesosutterella faecium, the window CGTTCACCACGGCCACGCGCAGCTTGAAGATCTTGCCGCCCAGGGCCTTCACGGGAATCGCGATCTCGGCGGTGACGAGCGCCTCGTTCCTGCCGCGCACGCGCAGCACGTTGGGGTCGGCCATGTCCTCGCCGGAAAGGGCGCGGTAGGCCGTGCGGATCGCGGCCTCCATCACGCCGCCCGAGGCGCCGAAAATCGTGCCCGCGCCCGTGTAGAGCTCCATCTCGGTGGGCTGGTAGTCCTTCGGCTCCTTCAGGGGGTTGATGCCCTTGCGCCGGAAGAGCTCCGCGAGGTCGCGCACGGTGAGCACCGCGTCGATGTCGGGGAACTGGGGGGTCGAAGCCGGGATCTTGCCCGCCTTCTTCAGGTAGTCGTAGGCCTGGTGGAACTCGGGGCGCGAGGCCTCGTAGATCTTCGCCGTGCAGGGGGCGACCGCCACCATGTAGATCTTCGAGGGGTCCTTGTGCCAGACGTGCTCGGCGGCCCAGGCCTTCGCCATCGTGCCGCCCATCTGGATCGGGGACTTCGTGGTGGAGATGTGCGGGATCCAGCCCGCGTAGTTGCCCTCCATGTTGCGCACCCAGGCCGGGCAGCAGCTCGTGAACTGCGGCAGCGGGTGGTGCGCCATCATGGCGACATCCGGCGACCGGTCGTTCAGAATCCAGTAGCGGATCCTCTTCACGAGCTCCATGCCCTCCTCCCAGATCGTCTGGTCGGCGCTCTGGTTCACGTCGTAGACGGTGAAGCCCACCTTGCGCAGCGCGTTCACCAGCTGCCCGGTGGAGAGGTCGCCCGGCTCGCCGCCGAACTCCTCGGCGATCGAGACGCGGTCAGCGGGCGAGGGATGCGCCACGCAGAAGAGCTCCTTGTTGTCGAGCGCCTTCATCACCTCGTCGACGAAGCTCATCTGCTCGATCGCGCCGAAGGGACAGGCGATCAGGCACTGGCCGCACGACAGGCAGGCGTCGTTCTTGATTTTGTGGGCGACGCCGAGGCCTCCCGAGATCGCGTCCACCGGGCACATCTTGCTGCAGGTGTCGCAGCCGACGCACTTGTCCTTGTTGATTTTGATGATTCCGCGCAGCTCACCGCGGCGGAAGTTGCCCTGGACGGCCGGGCCGGTTTCGCCCCGGCAGCCCGCGGGGGGCGTAAAAGTCTTGATCGAAATGACGCTCACGATATCTCCTGCAGCCGGCTCAGGGCCGGCTTAATTATCGGTGGGATTATATATAGTTAGTTAGTATTCCCCCTAGAGGCCCCCTTTCTCCGGCCGGGTATGAAAGTGCATTGCAACCCGTTGATTAAAATTATTTTTACAGCATTTGATATCACTTAAGTCATAAGGGGATGTCTGCTCCAACCCAAGTTTTGATATACCTATTTAGGGATATTTGCGAAAAAGCCCCCGCAAAGCGGGAGATTTCTTTAATAAACAAACGTCTGTGGGACAAAAGGGCCCAGGCGGGCCCTTCTCGGGCACTCGCTCGGGGGGCTTTTCATGCTTTCCTCGGTCGGCTCGGGCCCGACATTCTTCGAAGACTTCGCCGCGGCCGACGCGAGCCTGTGGTGGGACGCGGGAACGGCGCTCGGGCGGGAGACGGACAGGCTTTCGGCCCTCCCGCCCGGATCACTCGCGGGAACCCGCGTCTTCGGGGGATTTGCAACGGCCCCCGGCCCGGCAAGGAGCTTCACTTCGAGCAGGCCGGGGAGTTCGAGCGCGTCCTGGGGCCGGTCCTCCGGAGGCTGGGCGCACGGGTCGAGGCGCGCCTCTGCCCGGAGGAAACCCACGCGACGGTGGCTCTGCCGGTGTTTGCCCTCGCGCTGAAGCGCTTCATCCTCGGCTGAGGCTTCCGGCCCGGCGCTTTTTTCAGCCTAAGCCCGTCGCGAGCGCCACGAGCGGCATCGTGAAGACCGAAACGGCCGTGGTGAGCGCGATTCCCTGCACCGTCACCGGGTAGGCCTTTTTGTTGTAGAGCGCGGCCAGCAGCGGGATCACGTTCCCCGACGGGGTGGCGAGCGCCGCCATGCACACCGCGAGCAGGTAGGTGTTGTGCACGAAAAGGCTGAGGAGCCAGGTCCCCGCGACCGGGATCACCACCATCTTGAGGACGGTGAAGGCCGCGATGCGCCCGGAAAAGAGCTCCTTCCAGTCGGTCTCAAGGAGCATGGAGCCCAGCAGCATCATCGCAAGCGGCGCGGTCATCCCGCCCAGCATTCTGATTGCCGAGACAAGCGGCCGGGGCACCTCGATCCCTGATAAATAGACCGCAATCGAAAGATAGCAGGCGAGCATTCCCGGGCTCACGAGCCCCTTCCAGCCGAAAGTCTCGCTTCCTCCGCCCTTGATCGTGCGGATCACATAGGAGAAGAAGAGCAGGTTGAACGGGATGAGGAGCACCGTCATGTAGATGAGCGCGTCCTTGCCGTAGATGCCGTCGATCATCGGCACGCCCATGAACCCGATGTTGGTGAAGACCGTCATCACGTTCACCGCGCCGCGCTCCTCCTTCGGGAAGCGCAGCAGCCGCGGGATCGCCCAGGCGCAGGCGAGCAGCCCCGCGAGCAGCGCCGCGATCACAAGGAAGGCCTGCGCGAGCTCGGCCCCGCCGATCCTCGGGCCCCTGCCCGTGACCCCCGAGAGAATGATCGCCGGGTAGGCGATGTTGAGCACGAGATTCGTGAGCTGCGGCTGTTTTTCCGGCGTGAGGATCCCGCGGCGCCGGGCCCACGCCCCGGCCGCCATGAGAAGCACGAAGATCAGCATCTGCTGCGCGACCGCCATGATCCTTTCCTCCTTGTCTTCGGACTGTGAACGGCGCGAGCGGGCGCCGCAAAAAGGCTTTTTTCAGTTCCTCGCGACGATGCGCGAGCCACCGAAGACCGCCGACATGCCGCTTGAGGCGAGCTCAGAGTCGAGCGCGGCGACCTCCCCGGGCGTGAGCTGCACCTCGGAGGCGGCCGCTTTTTCAGCAAGGCGCGCTTCCTTCGTGGTGCCCGGGATCGGCACGATCCAGGGCTTCTTGCAGATCATCCAGGCAAGCGAGAGCTGCGCCGGGGTGATGCCGTGCTCGGCCGACACCTCGTTCATGATCCCGAGCAACCGCCGGTTCTGCTCGACCGCCTCCTTCTGGAACTGCGGCATGACGCTGCGGTAGTCGTCCTTCGGATCGAACCCGGCCGTGCCGAGGTAGCGCCCGGAGAGAAACCCGTTGGCCATCGGGGAGTAGGCGACCAGCCCCACCCCCAGCTCCTCGAGCGCCGGGAAAAGGGCCTCGGCGGCCTCCCGGGCCATCATCGAGTAGCGGTTCTGGACCGCGGTGACGGGCGTGACCGCGTGGGCGCGCCGCAGCGTCGCCTCGTCGACCGCGGAAAGCCCCCAGTGCAGGATCTTGCCCTCGGCGATGAGCTCCCCCATCAGCCCCGCCACTTCTTCGACCGGGACGTTCGGGTCCTGGCGGTGCTGGTAGTAGAGGTCGATGTGGTCGGTGCGAAGCCGCTTCAGGCTCGCCTCGAGGCTGCGCCGGATGGTCTGCGGGCGCGAGTCGACGAGGATCGGCTTGTTGGTCGAGGGCGAGCTGAAGTCAAAGCTCACGCCGAACTTCGTCGCGATCACGACCCGGCTGCGGTAGGGCTCGAGCGCCGCCCCGACGAGCTCCTCGTTGTCGTGGGGGTTCGCGGCCGTGCCGTAGACCTCGGCCGTGTCAAAGAGCGTGTAGCCCAGGTCGACGGCCTTCGCGATGAGTCCGGCCATCTCCCTGTGGTCGTGCGGGCGGCCGTAGGCGTGGCTCATGCCCATGCAGCCCAGCCCCACGGCGCTCACCTTCAGGCCTTGTCCCAGAGTGCGGTATTTCATGATGTTTTTTTCCCTTTTCCTTTTCTCAGAGGCTGTCAGACGGAGCGGGCCCGCCTCAGAGGGCCCGCGTTTTGATCCGTAACGGTTTCAATTTAGGGACGCGATAATCGCGTCCCTTATCTTTCAGAATTTTCCCTAAAGCCCGCACCACCGGGCGTTTACCTCTATTTCTCAAACCTTGAAATTCGGGCCTGTATATGTCATAATTGGTATACCTAATAGGGTGGTTATAAAGACAGCTATGGCTACGACGGAAAAACCGGATTATGTGATTCAATTTCAGAAGTCCAAACCCAGGCAGACCGAGATCAAGAAAATCGGCGGCCGCTGGTATCTTTATGAGCGCTTCAGCAAATACGATCCGGAAATAAAGCGCAGCTGGAAAATATCCGGGAAATGCCTCGGAGCCATCACTCCCGAGGGGCTGGTGAAAACCACCCGCAGGCTCGCCGAGCCCAAGCCCGCTGTTCTGAACGATGTGGTTGCCGTGGGCAATGAAGTGTATTTCTGGGAAAACACGGCTCCCATGCGTCGGCGCCTCAGGAAATATTTTCCTGATCTTTGGCGGCAGATTTACACGGCCGTGTATGTCCGTTCGGCGCTGGATCCCCGATTCCGAAGGCTGCAGTCTCACTACGAAAACAGCCTGTTCTCCTACCTCTGCCCGGGCCTGTCCTTCCAAAGGCCGTGCATCAGGGATCTGCTCGAGCAGCTGGGCAGGAGCCGGGAGGCCATCCGAGGCTACATGCGGGAAGACCTTGAAGATCGGGAAGCCTTCATCCTTTTTGACGGGCACAGAATCCTGTCTGCCTCCCAGACCATGACGACGGCTGAACTGGGCTACGACTCCAAGTGCAGATTCAAGCCCCAGATCAATCTGGTGTACGTATTTTCGTTGGGCGAAGACACCGGGATGCCTTTGTATTACAAGCAGTATGCCGGGAGCACCCCCGACGTGAGCTGCTTCTCCGACCTGCTGCGCGAGACCTCGATGAACGGGAAAAACTACACCGTCATCGCCGACAAAGGCTTTGCGAGCGAGGATGGCTTCTGCCAGCTTGAGGACGATGGCCTGAAGTACCTGCTGCCCCTCAGGCGGAACTGCGCGGCAGCGGCGGATCTGATACCTGAGTCGCCCAGAGGCTACCAGAAGGGCTTCACGTATCACTCCCGCTCGATTCAGTACAGTT includes:
- a CDS encoding [Fe-Fe] hydrogenase large subunit C-terminal domain-containing protein, whose translation is MSVISIKTFTPPAGCRGETGPAVQGNFRRGELRGIIKINKDKCVGCDTCSKMCPVDAISGGLGVAHKIKNDACLSCGQCLIACPFGAIEQMSFVDEVMKALDNKELFCVAHPSPADRVSIAEEFGGEPGDLSTGQLVNALRKVGFTVYDVNQSADQTIWEEGMELVKRIRYWILNDRSPDVAMMAHHPLPQFTSCCPAWVRNMEGNYAGWIPHISTTKSPIQMGGTMAKAWAAEHVWHKDPSKIYMVAVAPCTAKIYEASRPEFHQAYDYLKKAGKIPASTPQFPDIDAVLTVRDLAELFRRKGINPLKEPKDYQPTEMELYTGAGTIFGASGGVMEAAIRTAYRALSGEDMADPNVLRVRGRNEALVTAEIAIPVKALGGKIFKLRVAVVNGALQGLPVLMHRLSQDRTAFHFIEVMNCPGGCVNGGGQPVQNMGTAWLKPALPLPLRA
- a CDS encoding AEC family transporter, giving the protein MAVAQQMLIFVLLMAAGAWARRRGILTPEKQPQLTNLVLNIAYPAIILSGVTGRGPRIGGAELAQAFLVIAALLAGLLACAWAIPRLLRFPKEERGAVNVMTVFTNIGFMGVPMIDGIYGKDALIYMTVLLIPFNLLFFSYVIRTIKGGGSETFGWKGLVSPGMLACYLSIAVYLSGIEVPRPLVSAIRMLGGMTAPLAMMLLGSMLLETDWKELFSGRIAAFTVLKMVVIPVAGTWLLSLFVHNTYLLAVCMAALATPSGNVIPLLAALYNKKAYPVTVQGIALTTAVSVFTMPLVALATGLG
- a CDS encoding aldo/keto reductase, whose protein sequence is MKYRTLGQGLKVSAVGLGCMGMSHAYGRPHDHREMAGLIAKAVDLGYTLFDTAEVYGTAANPHDNEELVGAALEPYRSRVVIATKFGVSFDFSSPSTNKPILVDSRPQTIRRSLEASLKRLRTDHIDLYYQHRQDPNVPVEEVAGLMGELIAEGKILHWGLSAVDEATLRRAHAVTPVTAVQNRYSMMAREAAEALFPALEELGVGLVAYSPMANGFLSGRYLGTAGFDPKDDYRSVMPQFQKEAVEQNRRLLGIMNEVSAEHGITPAQLSLAWMICKKPWIVPIPGTTKEARLAEKAAASEVQLTPGEVAALDSELASSGMSAVFGGSRIVARN
- a CDS encoding IS1634 family transposase yields the protein MATTEKPDYVIQFQKSKPRQTEIKKIGGRWYLYERFSKYDPEIKRSWKISGKCLGAITPEGLVKTTRRLAEPKPAVLNDVVAVGNEVYFWENTAPMRRRLRKYFPDLWRQIYTAVYVRSALDPRFRRLQSHYENSLFSYLCPGLSFQRPCIRDLLEQLGRSREAIRGYMREDLEDREAFILFDGHRILSASQTMTTAELGYDSKCRFKPQINLVYVFSLGEDTGMPLYYKQYAGSTPDVSCFSDLLRETSMNGKNYTVIADKGFASEDGFCQLEDDGLKYLLPLRRNCAAAADLIPESPRGYQKGFTYHSRSIQYSSFDCQDKASRLHIYFDPELYSDEMATATARMEAQNRTVGQARQAEENRRKKGKGRLTDAELEALRPVELSDIHDAHPAMGVIIIKTNRLDLEGEAVYYIYKQRQNIEQFFKTYSETLDFEASYMRGATQEEAWLFLNHLAAGFCVKTIEDIYSIGEGKNISYKDLTSGLEKIRAARLGKSWQMPPIKRSTARLCEKLGINVTAEKIEKLVAGTE